The window TCGGTGCAGACCGAGCGGATACCGAGCTGCAACACCTCGCCATAGCCCGCGTCCAGCACACGGCGCGCCACACAGGCGTGGCTGTAGGGGCTTCCTTCAAACTCATTGCGCAAATCGGCGTGGGCGTCGAGCTGCACCATTGTCAGCGGTTCGCCATACACCTGCGCCACCCCTTGCATGACGCCCGCGGTAATGGTGTGTTCCCCCCCCAGCACAACCAGCAAGCGCCCCGGTTGGGCGTACATTGCCACGGCTTCGGCAATATCGGCGACCATGGCTTCGGGCGAGGCAAAATTGGGCAACAAGGCGGGCAAGGTATGCACGCCGTAGTGCAAGGCGGGCTCGTCGTCAAATTCGCGGTCGTACAACTCCACCTGTGCGGACGCTTCGAGAATCGCCGCGGGTCCACGGCGGGTGCCCGCCTCATAGCTCACGGTGGCTTCGTAGGGAATGGGCAAGACAATCGCGCGCGCTGTTTCCAGGCGCGTGTATTCCTCAGGAAGCCCCAAAAAATTCGGGTGTAGAAATTCAGGCATGGTGCGCCTCCCCTCAGGATGCCGATTCTGCCGCCAGGCGGTCGAGATAGTCACGGCGCAACTGTTCCAGCAAGGCTTCGCGGCGGTCGTAGAGCCGTTTCAGCGGGCGCGGCTGGCGTTTGGCGAGCGCATAGGCCGCCAAAATCGGCGCGGCAATGGTCGAATCCGTGTAGCAGACCACCGTGTCGGGCAATTGTTCGGGGTCCACCTTGCCCCATGTCACCGCCTCGTTAGGCGTTGCCCCCGACAAACCGCCCGTGTCGGGGCGGGCGTCAGTAATCTGGATGAAGTAGTCATGCCCGCGTTCATCCAGCCCCAGCACTTCCTGGATTTGCGGCTCGGTTTGCAGGGCGAAATTCTTGGGGCTTCCACCGCCCAGAATGAGCACGGCGCTCTTGCCGCCCGACTTCTTGGCGTCGTACACAATCGCCGCCGTCTCGTTCACATCCAGTTCGGGGTCGAAACCGACCTCGTAGCCCTGCAAGCGCAGCGCCGAAAGGTTCATGCCCACACCTGAATCGCCGGGGCTGGACGTGTAAACCGGCACGCCCGCTTCGTAGGCCGCCCCCAAGAGCGATCGGTATTTGACGCCCAAGACGCGCTCGCGTTCGCGCACGTAGCGCCCCAGGCGATAGTGCAGTTCCGCCGTGCCCATGCGCTTCTGGAATTCGGGCTGCTTCAACACTTCGCGGAAGAAAGCGTCCGTTTCAAAAAGAACATCGGCTTCAAAGAGAATATCGTAGATGCGAATGACGCCCTGCTCGCGGAGCGCCACGTCGTCCACGTAGGGCGTGGATTGGTAGAGCGAAAAGCCCAACGAACGGTGCACGTCGTGGTACAGGTTCGCGCCGGTGGAGATAATCCAGTCCACAAATCCCGCTTCGATGAGCGGCACAAAGACGGCGTAGCCCATGCCGGTGGGTGTGAGCGCGCCCGTCAGCGTGAGCACGACCGTGACATCCGGTTCGAGCATTTTTTGGGCGAAAATCTGGCACGCTTCGCGCAAACGCGCCGCGTTGTACGCAAAAAAGAAATCGTCCACCAGGGTGGTGACAGGGATATCGCCTTCCAGCGGGTAAGGGTCAAGTTTGCGTCCGTACATGGAACCTCCTTGTTTCTCAATCTCACACGGGCAAAGGCTGATTGTACGCCAATTGATACGGTGAACAAGCCACACGCGGCAAGAAAACGCGGAGTGAGAACATTGAAAAGGTCGCCACTGGCGCGCATTCCACGCGCCAGTGCGTGCTGTTTAGCGCACTACAAGCACGGGTGCGGGGGCTTTCACCAACACATCGTGCGTGATATCGTCGAGGAGAATGCGCCGCCACCCCGCGCCGGGGTGGGCGCCCAAGACCAGCATGTCGTAATCCCAAGCCGCTTCGGCGATGATTTCTTCAACCACCAGCCCATACCGCAAGCGTTCTTGCACATGGGCGTGGCGCTTGCTCAACAGTTGCCTATCGCCGGCGAGGATACGGCGCGCCAGTTGGACGGTTTCCGAATCTTCCACGCTAGGGTCGTACGGGGTGAGCGCCAGTTGCGAGATGACGTGCAAAATGGTGATTTCCAAAGGAAGCGTCACGAGTTCGGGAAGTTGTTCCATAAAACGGCGGGCGAGCGGCGCATCGGTACGCAATCCTTCACACAGCAAGAGACGGCGCACGGGGGCAATGCGCCCCTTGGCGACTACAACCGGGCACGGCGCATGTTCCACCACGCGTTGGGCTGTGGAGCCGAGCAAGAAGCGCGTGCGCAATGTGTGGTGCTGGCGTTCACCCACCACCGCCAGATCGTACCCACCTTCCTCACACTCGAACACAATTTCTTCGGCGGGATGCCCTTCACGGATGCGCGTCTGTACCCGCGCCAGATTGGGCGGCAAGGCACGCTGCGCCTCTTCCAACGCCACACGGGCGGCTTCTTCAGAATGCCCCGGCTTGCGCACCGTCAACAGGGTCAGGGCGGCGTTGGTATCACGGGCGAGCAACCCCGCAAAAGTGACCGCTTTTTGCGAATGTTCCGCCCCCCCGGTTGCCACGAGAATGTGCATACTGCCTCCTTTCACATGAACAAGCCCACCGCCGGCACGGCAAAAAGCACCACCAAAAAGAGCACCACGCGCGAGGGGTGCGCCGTCACCCATTCGACAAATGTTTCCATGGCGACTTCATACGGCCGAAAAGCGAACACCAGAATGAAAAGCGCCGCGACGCCCACGCTCACCATTTCCGCCAACACCACGTCGAACGCCCGCGGTGTTTCCATGAGCAATGACGCCAGCAAGGTGTCCACAAAGGTGGTGATGTTCGCCCCCATGATGTAGGGGATGACGTTCTCACGGCGCATAAGGCCGCGGTCGCTCAACGGGACAAGAATGCTCACAGAGAGGCTCACCGACATGGAAATCAACGTCACCACTGCGCCCAGCAAGAACATGACCGAGGGGCGGTAAACGAATTGCGCAATCTGGTCGAAGTGGGCGGCTTTGAGGGATTCCGTCGGGAGCGCACGGTCGAGCAGGGCGAAACTGAGCATGATGAAGAGGAAGCCAATCCCGAAAAACGACCACAGGGGCACGAAACCGCTCAGCGTGAGGCGCACCGGCTCAAACAACAGGTCCACCACCGAGGTAACCGCCACGCCGCGCGGGCGCGGGACGCGCGTCAGCCAATCGGTTTGCAAAAGCCAGATGCCCGGCACCAGCCCGATCACATGCAGCGAGATGGTGATGGCAAAGGAGAGCAAGCCCATGCTCAGGCTGTTCAGCAGGCTGCGCCCCCGCAAGGCATAGATGAACCCCACGCAGAGCACAATGAAACTCGCGCCGAACCGTGAGCCCATAATCATGGTGAAGGCGGAAGTCGCCGTCATCAAGCCGCTGTCGAGCAGGGCAAGCGCAACGGCGGCAATCGGCGAACCGCTCATGATGATCATCGAAGCCAGCCAACCGGCGGCAAGGCTGGGCAACGGGCGGCGCAGGTCAAGCCAACCTTCAATCAGGGGCGCGAGACTGCGCGCGCCGTCTTTCATGAGCACAATGCCCAGCGCAAAGAGCAAAATGCTCGCCGTAAAGACGAGCATTTTGTTCATTCGTCGTGTCCACACCGCAACGGTCTGCATGCGCTCTCCTCATCAGGTGGTCGGCGCGCGTGTCAACGCCATCACTTGCTCAAACAGGTGGCCGTTCGTCGCAATGCTTTCGGCGTTGGAGATGGTGCGATTGCCTTGCCAGTCGGTGAGAGTGCCGCCGGCTTCTTCCATGATGACCAGCAGCGGCGCAATATCCCAGATGGACATGATGGGGTCGCACATGATGTCGGCGCGCCCCGTTGCAACCAGTGCATAGCCGTATGCGTCGCCCCAGGTGCGTTGAAACGCCGTTGCCCGCACGAGGCGCTGCCAGGCGTCGGCTTTGCCGTATGGCTCGAATTTGTTGAGGTTGGAGACCAGGAGTTTCGCCTGGGAAATGTCCCGCACGTCTGACACACGCGCACGCCGTCCGTTCCAGAAACAGCCCATGCCGCGCGCTGCATAGACCATTTCACCCAGTGCGGGGAAGAAAAGCACGCCCAGCACCGGTTCCCCGTCTTGCAGGAGCGCAACCATGGTGCCGTAGAGCGGCACGCCGGTGATAAACGACTTGGTGCCATCAATGGGGTCGAGCACCCAGGTGTAGGCGGAGCGCGCCGGCTTTTCGCCATGCTCTTCGCCGATAATGCCGTGGTCAGGGTAGGCACGTTCGATGAGCCGCCGCAAGAGCGCTTCGGCTTCACGGTCGGCAACGGTCACGGGGCTGGCGTCGGCTTTGGTTTCGACATGCACATTGGTTTGAAAATAGCCGAGCGTCAGCCGTCCGGCTTCCCAGGCGGCGTCGAGGGCAAAAGCAAGCAAGGTGTCAAGTGCAGTCATAGGCGCTCACACAGGTTGGTTGTTCCACTCACAAGCGTGGGTGGAGTTTGGCAACAATTTTGTCAGGCGTCAACGGCAAGTCATCAAACCAAACGCCCGTCGCATCGTACACGGCGCTGGCAACCGCCGGCGCCAGCGGGATGAAGGGCATTTCAGCCATGCCGCGCGCGCCCCACGGTCCTTGTGGGTCGGGGTATTCGAGAATCAGGCTTTCGACACGGTCGGGGATGTCATAGACCGTGGGGATCAGGTAGGTACTGAGATGGCGCGTCAGCACTTCGCCATTGCGCACCTGGAAATGTTCCAGCACCGCATAGCCCACGGCTTGCACAACGCCCCCTTCAATTTGCCCTTCAATCAGGCGCGGGTTGATGGCTTTGCCGACGTCATCGGCGCAAATAACGCGCGTGATATGCACAAATCCCAACTCCGTGTCCACTTCCACCTCGGCGACTTCGGCGACGAAGCCATACGAAACGTTGGGGTCGGCTTCACCCGTTTCGGGGTCGAAGGGGGTGGTGGCACGCGGGCGGTAGCGGTACGTGCCGACGGCGGGGCGCACTTCATCGTGCCAGAGTTTGAGCGCGCGCATCGCCGCACCGCGGATGGCGTTGCCCGCGTAGAAGGTCATGCGGCTGGCGCTACTGCTCCCCGACGAGCCGGGGGTTTCATCGGTATGGTCGGCGACCAGGCGCACCCGTTCGACAGGCACGCCCACCGCTTCGGCTGCCATCTGGCAAAAGACGGTGTGTGCACCTTGCCCCACGTCTGCACCGGCACAGCGCACCACGACTTCTTCAATATCACCCCCGCCGTGCAGTTCGACCTGCGCCCAACATTCATCCACAAAACCAAACGAGAAGCCAACGTTCTTCATGGCGCAGGCAAAGCCAACACCCCGTTTGATATGCGGCGCGCCGGACGGGGAAAGCGTCGGCTTCTGAAACGAACCGTCGGGGCGCTTCCAGCCCGCCCGCTCAGCAGCGGCTTCGATAACGTGCGGCAGGCTCACACCGGGCGGCATGTGGGCGCGCGTGGTGAGTTGGCTCCCTTCGCGCAAGCAGTTCTTCAAGCGCAACGCCACAGGGTCAAGCCCGAGGCGGGCGGCGAGTTTGTTCATCTGCATTTCGGCGGCAAAGTGCCCCTGCGGCGCGCCAAAGCCGCGAAACGCGCCCGTGGGGATGTTGTTGGTGTAGACGGCATAACTATCCACCTTGGCGGTCGGCCACTCGTATGGACCCGTCACGCACAGGTGCGCATTGCCCAACACCTTGGTGCTGGTGTACGCATACGCGCCGGCGTCAGCAATCACCTCGGCTTCGACGCCCAGCAAACGCCCCGAATAGGTCGCCGCCCAGCGTGTGCGAATGGTCATGGGGTGGCGCTTGTGGTGCCCGATGATACTCTCTTCACGCGTCCAGACGATTTTCACAGGTCGCCCCGTCTTGACGGCGGCAAGCGCCAGCACAATCTGGACGCTCATATCCTCGCGCCCGCCAAACGCGCCCCCAATGGCGCTGTATTCCACGCGCACGCGCTCTTCGGGCCATCCCAGCGCATGCGCAATTTGCTGGCGGTCTTCATGCATCCACTGCCCCGCCACATTGACAACCACCTGGTCGCCTTCCAGCCAAGCGAGCCCGGCTTCGGGCTGCAAGTAGGCGTGCTCCTGAAACGGCGTGCGGTACTCGCCCTCGATAATCACATCGGCTTCGGCAAAAGCCGCTTCCACATCGCCATTGCGGATTTTGTAGTGGCAAAGCAGATTGCTGTCGCCGCGCTCGGGGTGGATGATGAAGGCGTCGGGCTGCATGGCGGCAACGGGGTCGGTCAGCACGGGCAAGTCTTCATACACCACCCGGATTTTTTCACGGGCTTCGAGTGCGGCTTCCTCGGTTTCAGCAATCACACACGCCACCTGGTCGGCAACGCAGCGCACCACATCGCCGCAGAGCACCGGCTGGTCGTAGATGATGAGCCCATACTCATTGACGGGGACATCTTCGGCGGTGAGAATGGCGACCACGCCGGGGACCTGTTTCGCCGCACTCAGGTCAAGGTCCACAATGCGAGCATGGGGACGCCCGGCAAAGAGGATTTTCATGTAGAGTTGACCGGGCTTGTTGAGGTCGCCAGGGTAGCGGGCACGTCCGGTGACTTTGTCAATAGCACCAACACGCGAGAGACTGCTTCCAATGGCGCGCATACGGTTTCCTTTCTGGATTGTGCGGGGGCTTCACCGTTTCTTTACGCCTGCATTGTGAAGGGTTGTGTGTGGGTGTCAAATTGCTGGCGTGCGTTCAGCCACGCAAAAGCGTCGGAACCGGTCGGTTCCGACGCTTTTCTGGGGGGAGGAGAGGAGCGCCTTGTGTGCGTTTGCCTGCTTGGCTCTCATCTGCACGTGTAAGGTAGCATGTTGCTGTAAACTGCATATGATGGTTGTGTAAACATTTGTTCACAGAGGAGGCGCAAGTATGCGGATTGTTCTGCAACGCGTTCGCCATGGTGCGGTGGACGTAGAAGGCCAACGCATCGCCGAAATTGGGCGCGGCGTGGTGCTACTTGTGGGGATTACCACAGACGACGGCATGGAAGCGGTCGAGTGGCTGGCGTCCAAAGTGGCGCATTTGCGCATTTTTGAAGATGACGAAGGGAAAATGAACCGTTCCTTGCTGGATGTGGGAGGAGAAGCGCTGGTCGTTTCACAGTTCACGCTTTACGGCGACGCTCGCAAAGGGCGACGTCCCAGTTTCACGCAAGCGGCGCCGCCAGAAAAAGCCGCGCCACTTATTGACGCCTTCGCCGAGGCGCTACGGCGCGAAGGGGTCCCCGTGCAAACAGGGCGATTTGGGGCGCACATGCTGGTACTCATCGAAAACGATGGACCTGTCACGCTGATTCTGGAGCGGTGAAACCGAGGCGGTTAGGTGAAGAGCCGCACGCTGAGCGCCACCAGGCTGATGAAAACCACGGTGGCATATTCAATCAACGTCTGGCGCGAGAGGCGTTGCAGGAAATATTGCTGGCTTATCCCCGTCAGCAAATAAAACCCTATCGTCAAGACACCGCCCCCCACCAGCGCCGAGACGCGCCAATAGGTCATCGGCCACACGAGTTCGCCCATGACGAAGGCAATCAAGGCGCTGTAGAGCCACACACGCGCATCACGCGCTGTGCCAATACGCAACAATGTGAGCGAAAAAATCATGGCGGCAATCATCACCAGCGGGGCGGCGAGAGCGGTACGCACACGCAAGCCGTAGATTTGGGCGAAGTAGGTAAACGCCAGGAAGTAGGTAAACACATTCAAGAAGAGGCGGGCGCGCACCCCTTCGGGGTCGTCCAGGTCAATGGTGCGCAGTTCGGCATAGATGACCAGCGCCAGCACCAAGCCCGTGCCCAACAAGACCCCCAGCCACAGCAACGTTTCATCACGCACACGCACCAGCAAGCCGCTACTGACGAGGGTCACAATCATGGGCAAAATCCAGAAGAGGGCGGCGCTGGAACGGGGCGCACGCCGATAAAGCGGGTGCTCGCGCAAGGCGTAGTCTGTGCCGGC of the Ardenticatena maritima genome contains:
- the speB gene encoding agmatinase, coding for MPEFLHPNFLGLPEEYTRLETARAIVLPIPYEATVSYEAGTRRGPAAILEASAQVELYDREFDDEPALHYGVHTLPALLPNFASPEAMVADIAEAVAMYAQPGRLLVVLGGEHTITAGVMQGVAQVYGEPLTMVQLDAHADLRNEFEGSPYSHACVARRVLDAGYGEVLQLGIRSVCTEEMDVIRREERVRVWFAEDVHMRPLQQTLDELAERVRGKRVHLTIDVDGLDPSIVPTTGTPEPGGLTWYQTLAIVRTVAEAADVVSVDCVELSPRAGLHMADFAVAKLLYKTMNYVLMKA
- a CDS encoding homospermidine biosynthesis protein, with product MYGRKLDPYPLEGDIPVTTLVDDFFFAYNAARLREACQIFAQKMLEPDVTVVLTLTGALTPTGMGYAVFVPLIEAGFVDWIISTGANLYHDVHRSLGFSLYQSTPYVDDVALREQGVIRIYDILFEADVLFETDAFFREVLKQPEFQKRMGTAELHYRLGRYVRERERVLGVKYRSLLGAAYEAGVPVYTSSPGDSGVGMNLSALRLQGYEVGFDPELDVNETAAIVYDAKKSGGKSAVLILGGGSPKNFALQTEPQIQEVLGLDERGHDYFIQITDARPDTGGLSGATPNEAVTWGKVDPEQLPDTVVCYTDSTIAAPILAAYALAKRQPRPLKRLYDRREALLEQLRRDYLDRLAAESAS
- a CDS encoding universal stress protein, with product MHILVATGGAEHSQKAVTFAGLLARDTNAALTLLTVRKPGHSEEAARVALEEAQRALPPNLARVQTRIREGHPAEEIVFECEEGGYDLAVVGERQHHTLRTRFLLGSTAQRVVEHAPCPVVVAKGRIAPVRRLLLCEGLRTDAPLARRFMEQLPELVTLPLEITILHVISQLALTPYDPSVEDSETVQLARRILAGDRQLLSKRHAHVQERLRYGLVVEEIIAEAAWDYDMLVLGAHPGAGWRRILLDDITHDVLVKAPAPVLVVR
- a CDS encoding Na/Pi cotransporter family protein — protein: MQTVAVWTRRMNKMLVFTASILLFALGIVLMKDGARSLAPLIEGWLDLRRPLPSLAAGWLASMIIMSGSPIAAVALALLDSGLMTATSAFTMIMGSRFGASFIVLCVGFIYALRGRSLLNSLSMGLLSFAITISLHVIGLVPGIWLLQTDWLTRVPRPRGVAVTSVVDLLFEPVRLTLSGFVPLWSFFGIGFLFIMLSFALLDRALPTESLKAAHFDQIAQFVYRPSVMFLLGAVVTLISMSVSLSVSILVPLSDRGLMRRENVIPYIMGANITTFVDTLLASLLMETPRAFDVVLAEMVSVGVAALFILVFAFRPYEVAMETFVEWVTAHPSRVVLFLVVLFAVPAVGLFM
- the hisN gene encoding histidinol-phosphatase; the protein is MTALDTLLAFALDAAWEAGRLTLGYFQTNVHVETKADASPVTVADREAEALLRRLIERAYPDHGIIGEEHGEKPARSAYTWVLDPIDGTKSFITGVPLYGTMVALLQDGEPVLGVLFFPALGEMVYAARGMGCFWNGRRARVSDVRDISQAKLLVSNLNKFEPYGKADAWQRLVRATAFQRTWGDAYGYALVATGRADIMCDPIMSIWDIAPLLVIMEEAGGTLTDWQGNRTISNAESIATNGHLFEQVMALTRAPTT
- a CDS encoding xanthine dehydrogenase family protein molybdopterin-binding subunit is translated as MRAIGSSLSRVGAIDKVTGRARYPGDLNKPGQLYMKILFAGRPHARIVDLDLSAAKQVPGVVAILTAEDVPVNEYGLIIYDQPVLCGDVVRCVADQVACVIAETEEAALEAREKIRVVYEDLPVLTDPVAAMQPDAFIIHPERGDSNLLCHYKIRNGDVEAAFAEADVIIEGEYRTPFQEHAYLQPEAGLAWLEGDQVVVNVAGQWMHEDRQQIAHALGWPEERVRVEYSAIGGAFGGREDMSVQIVLALAAVKTGRPVKIVWTREESIIGHHKRHPMTIRTRWAATYSGRLLGVEAEVIADAGAYAYTSTKVLGNAHLCVTGPYEWPTAKVDSYAVYTNNIPTGAFRGFGAPQGHFAAEMQMNKLAARLGLDPVALRLKNCLREGSQLTTRAHMPPGVSLPHVIEAAAERAGWKRPDGSFQKPTLSPSGAPHIKRGVGFACAMKNVGFSFGFVDECWAQVELHGGGDIEEVVVRCAGADVGQGAHTVFCQMAAEAVGVPVERVRLVADHTDETPGSSGSSSASRMTFYAGNAIRGAAMRALKLWHDEVRPAVGTYRYRPRATTPFDPETGEADPNVSYGFVAEVAEVEVDTELGFVHITRVICADDVGKAINPRLIEGQIEGGVVQAVGYAVLEHFQVRNGEVLTRHLSTYLIPTVYDIPDRVESLILEYPDPQGPWGARGMAEMPFIPLAPAVASAVYDATGVWFDDLPLTPDKIVAKLHPRL
- the dtd gene encoding D-aminoacyl-tRNA deacylase yields the protein MRIVLQRVRHGAVDVEGQRIAEIGRGVVLLVGITTDDGMEAVEWLASKVAHLRIFEDDEGKMNRSLLDVGGEALVVSQFTLYGDARKGRRPSFTQAAPPEKAAPLIDAFAEALRREGVPVQTGRFGAHMLVLIENDGPVTLILER
- a CDS encoding DUF5656 family protein is translated as MNRYERLSVVVSLTLLGLAIATIYEAPGWVIAATILGSPVEILISANLMVGAVVALLVAAGTDYALREHPLYRRAPRSSAALFWILPMIVTLVSSGLLVRVRDETLLWLGVLLGTGLVLALVIYAELRTIDLDDPEGVRARLFLNVFTYFLAFTYFAQIYGLRVRTALAAPLVMIAAMIFSLTLLRIGTARDARVWLYSALIAFVMGELVWPMTYWRVSALVGGGVLTIGFYLLTGISQQYFLQRLSRQTLIEYATVVFISLVALSVRLFT